A stretch of Paludisphaera borealis DNA encodes these proteins:
- a CDS encoding peroxiredoxin family protein — protein MNRIAVATFCALIAVVGGVFALARLRSESGGAVASTLMIIEGSTKHLVTKEMADASKAMVERTAPHFEAVAVDGRTYNLGELRRRGPVVLTFAKFGCPCSEAAQPFFNRLHAAYPEAGFFGVIDVEAEKATRWAERFRIDYPLLLDPALQIVRAYEIENSAYVVVVDADGRILNHWPGYSSGMLQELGATLARLSDTAERPIDVVDAPDQEYSGCPFDL, from the coding sequence ATGAACCGTATCGCCGTCGCGACGTTCTGCGCTCTCATCGCAGTAGTGGGCGGAGTATTCGCACTGGCGCGGCTCCGCTCCGAATCGGGCGGGGCTGTCGCTTCCACGTTGATGATCATTGAAGGCTCGACGAAACACCTCGTCACGAAGGAGATGGCCGACGCCAGCAAGGCGATGGTTGAGCGCACGGCCCCACACTTCGAGGCGGTGGCCGTCGATGGCCGTACCTACAACCTCGGCGAACTGCGTCGTCGCGGGCCGGTCGTCCTGACTTTCGCCAAGTTCGGCTGCCCGTGCAGCGAGGCGGCCCAGCCGTTTTTCAATCGATTGCACGCCGCCTACCCCGAAGCCGGGTTTTTCGGGGTGATCGACGTCGAGGCGGAAAAGGCGACGCGGTGGGCGGAGAGATTCCGGATCGACTATCCGCTCTTGCTCGACCCGGCCTTACAGATCGTGCGAGCCTACGAGATCGAGAATTCCGCCTATGTGGTGGTGGTCGACGCCGACGGGCGCATCCTAAATCATTGGCCCGGCTACTCGTCGGGAATGCTCCAGGAACTGGGGGCGACGCTCGCGAGGTTGTCCGACACGGCTGAACGGCCGATCGACGTCGTGGACGCGCCCGATCAAGAGTATTCGGGATGTCCGTTCGACCTGTAG
- a CDS encoding SufE family protein produces the protein MPAALDAIIAELRDADRQERIELLIDFAKNLPPLPASLEARKDAEHRVEECQSPVYLFVDMIGDRVALYADAPIEAPTVRGFVSLVLEGLNGSTPEDVFKAPADLVDQCGLTEVLGMLRVRGLSGVLRRIKREVARAAVAQHGSTST, from the coding sequence ATGCCAGCCGCACTCGACGCCATCATCGCCGAGCTTCGCGACGCCGACCGCCAAGAACGGATCGAACTGCTGATCGACTTCGCGAAGAACCTCCCACCCCTGCCCGCCTCACTCGAAGCCAGGAAGGACGCCGAGCACCGGGTCGAGGAGTGCCAGTCGCCCGTCTATCTGTTCGTCGACATGATCGGCGACCGGGTGGCGCTTTACGCCGACGCGCCGATCGAAGCCCCGACGGTCCGCGGGTTCGTATCGCTGGTTCTCGAAGGGCTCAACGGCTCGACCCCCGAAGACGTTTTCAAGGCGCCCGCCGACCTGGTCGACCAGTGCGGCCTGACCGAAGTGCTGGGAATGCTCCGGGTCCGGGGGCTCAGCGGCGTCCTCCGGCGAATCAAGCGCGAGGTCGCGCGCGCGGCCGTCGCCCAGCACGGCTCAACTTCTACCTGA
- a CDS encoding sulfurtransferase: MGEPYAHPDALVSADWVQEHLRDPKIRIVESDEDLLLYDVGHIPGAVRIDWQGDLQDQIVRDYINAERFAELCSKNGIAADTTVVFYGDKSNWWACYAFWAFTLFGHKNLKIMNGGRKLWIDEGRPVTREVPSYPSTNYKAAGDGEAAIRAFRDDVSAHLKASKPLIDVRSPKEFTGEMLHMEEYPQEGSLRGGHIPTARNVPWNRAVNDDGTFKSVDELRAIYQKDLGLKPADDVIAYCRIGERSSLTWFVLTFLLGFDRVRNYDGSWTEWGNLVRAPIARGA, translated from the coding sequence ATGGGGGAACCTTACGCGCATCCCGACGCGCTCGTCTCAGCCGATTGGGTCCAGGAGCACCTTCGCGATCCCAAGATCCGGATCGTCGAGAGCGACGAGGATCTGTTACTCTACGACGTAGGACATATCCCGGGCGCCGTCCGGATCGACTGGCAGGGCGACCTCCAGGATCAGATCGTCCGCGACTACATCAACGCCGAGAGGTTCGCCGAACTCTGCTCGAAGAACGGCATCGCCGCAGACACCACGGTCGTCTTCTACGGCGACAAGTCGAACTGGTGGGCCTGCTACGCCTTCTGGGCGTTCACCCTGTTCGGCCATAAGAACCTGAAGATCATGAACGGCGGTCGCAAGCTCTGGATCGACGAGGGCCGACCGGTCACTCGCGAGGTCCCCAGCTACCCCAGCACGAACTACAAGGCGGCCGGCGACGGCGAAGCGGCCATCCGCGCCTTCCGCGACGACGTCTCGGCCCACCTCAAGGCGTCGAAGCCCCTGATCGACGTCCGGAGCCCGAAGGAGTTCACCGGCGAGATGCTCCACATGGAGGAGTATCCCCAGGAGGGCTCGCTTCGCGGCGGCCACATCCCCACCGCGCGGAACGTCCCCTGGAACCGCGCGGTCAACGACGACGGCACGTTCAAGTCGGTCGACGAGCTGCGCGCCATCTACCAGAAGGACCTCGGCTTGAAGCCGGCCGACGACGTGATCGCCTACTGCCGGATCGGCGAACGATCGAGCCTGACCTGGTTCGTCCTGACTTTCCTGCTCGGCTTCGACCGGGTCCGCAATTATGATGGTTCGTGGACGGAGTGGGGCAACCTGGTCCGCGCCCCGATCGCGCGCGGGGCCTGA
- a CDS encoding non-heme iron oxygenase ferredoxin subunit: MPEPVKAASRSELAPGGKKLLDVDGRAIALFRVNDDTYYAIDDVCTHDGGPLAEGDLEGVEIECPRHGARFDVRTGKVLRFPAIEPVAVHEVELRGDDVYIRIQD, translated from the coding sequence ATGCCCGAACCGGTCAAGGCGGCGTCCCGCTCGGAACTCGCGCCCGGCGGCAAGAAGCTTCTCGACGTCGACGGCCGCGCGATCGCCCTGTTCCGGGTCAACGACGATACTTACTATGCGATCGACGACGTCTGCACTCACGACGGCGGACCGCTCGCCGAGGGGGACCTCGAGGGCGTGGAAATCGAATGCCCGCGCCACGGCGCACGGTTCGACGTCCGGACCGGCAAGGTTCTCCGCTTCCCCGCGATCGAACCGGTCGCCGTCCACGAGGTCGAACTTCGCGGCGACGACGTCTATATTCGCATTCAGGACTGA
- the lpxB gene encoding lipid-A-disaccharide synthase: MRIFISAGEPSGDLHAANLIHALRERAPDAEFVGYGGPKMTEAGATLLYPLVNLAVMWFLSVFLNIVTFIRLVVRADRYFRDERPDAVVLVDYPGLHWWIAKRARARGVPVFYFVPPQLWAWAGWRVKKVRENVDLVLCSLPFEPAWYHDRDVPQAVYVGHPYFDELQDRELDEDFLKDQEADGRPVLAILPGSRTLELKRNLPILASAAAKLAEARPDVRFVVACLHDRHKTFAEEIIGQTLAKDGRPGPKLEVMAGRTPELIRLADVAWSVSGSVSLELMMEALPTVIVYKIRPFDLWVARWFIKSKYITLVNLLADAELMPEYLTAVDVSADLARWGRTWLDDPKARARATADLAALRHTAAQPGAACRAADHILAWLSDRRVAVAGPSATAYRGPHDRVVDLESIEDSAERA; this comes from the coding sequence ATGCGCATCTTCATCTCGGCCGGAGAGCCCAGCGGCGACCTGCACGCCGCCAACCTGATCCACGCCCTCCGCGAGCGCGCGCCCGACGCCGAGTTCGTCGGCTACGGCGGTCCCAAGATGACCGAGGCCGGGGCGACCTTGCTCTATCCGCTCGTCAACCTGGCGGTCATGTGGTTCCTGAGCGTGTTCCTCAACATCGTCACGTTCATCCGGCTCGTCGTCCGGGCCGACCGCTATTTCCGCGACGAGCGCCCGGACGCCGTCGTGCTCGTCGACTACCCGGGCCTGCACTGGTGGATCGCCAAGCGGGCGCGGGCCAGGGGGGTTCCGGTCTTCTACTTCGTCCCTCCCCAGCTCTGGGCGTGGGCCGGATGGCGGGTCAAGAAGGTCCGCGAGAACGTCGACCTCGTGTTATGCAGCCTGCCGTTCGAGCCGGCCTGGTATCACGACCGCGACGTTCCCCAGGCGGTCTACGTCGGCCATCCGTACTTCGACGAACTCCAGGATCGCGAGCTTGACGAGGACTTCCTGAAGGATCAGGAGGCCGACGGCCGTCCGGTGCTGGCGATCCTGCCCGGCTCGCGGACCCTGGAGCTGAAGCGCAACCTGCCGATCCTGGCGAGCGCCGCGGCGAAGCTCGCCGAAGCCCGTCCCGACGTGCGGTTCGTGGTGGCCTGCCTCCACGATCGGCACAAGACGTTCGCCGAGGAGATCATCGGTCAGACGTTGGCGAAGGACGGTCGACCCGGCCCGAAGCTCGAAGTGATGGCCGGCCGCACCCCCGAATTGATCCGGCTCGCCGACGTCGCCTGGTCAGTCTCGGGCTCCGTGAGTCTTGAGCTGATGATGGAAGCGCTGCCGACCGTCATCGTGTACAAGATCCGGCCGTTCGACCTCTGGGTCGCGCGTTGGTTCATCAAGTCCAAGTACATCACGCTGGTCAACTTGCTGGCCGACGCCGAGCTGATGCCCGAGTACCTGACCGCCGTCGACGTTTCGGCCGATCTCGCTCGCTGGGGGCGAACCTGGCTCGACGACCCGAAGGCCCGCGCCCGGGCGACGGCCGACCTCGCCGCGTTGCGACACACCGCCGCCCAACCCGGTGCCGCCTGCCGCGCCGCCGACCACATCCTCGCCTGGCTCAGCGACCGCCGCGTCGCCGTCGCCGGGCCGTCCGCCACCGCCTATCGCGGCCCACACGACCGGGTCGTCGACCTGGAGTCGATCGAGGATTCGGCCGAACGGGCGTGA
- a CDS encoding DUF1559 domain-containing protein yields MHRRRGFTLIELLVVIAIIAVLIALLLPAVQAAREAARRAQCTNNLKQIGIALHNYHSALNTFPVGFLYPRPTQVYPGVPALHYRWSVLAQLTPYLEQSNVYNALNMNWPIAAGPSSVLGTSPWTPFPANTTVMASKVNFFLCPSDSAEPPTTLPGGVTSGMSNYHFCTGDGSPATVNPGDAGVTVQANGAFVLGSAQSMASLTDGSSNTAAASEQLIGPAGGGASTQTGATPMPQDVRRAAAIGSTPLSDAGCASPSGWRLDKGYGWWDGDYRTTLYNHYLTPNSKSFDCWQSSPPHNPAWKAARGNHPGGVNLLCCDGHVQFVKDAVNLTAWRGLSTRSGGEVISADAY; encoded by the coding sequence ATGCATCGCCGTCGCGGATTCACGCTCATCGAGCTGCTGGTGGTCATTGCGATCATCGCCGTGCTCATCGCCTTGCTGCTGCCCGCCGTTCAGGCCGCCCGCGAAGCGGCCCGGCGCGCCCAGTGCACCAACAACCTGAAGCAGATCGGGATCGCGCTGCACAATTACCACTCGGCCTTGAACACCTTCCCGGTCGGCTTCCTCTACCCGCGTCCCACGCAAGTTTATCCGGGGGTTCCGGCGTTGCATTATCGCTGGTCGGTGCTCGCCCAGCTCACGCCGTATCTCGAACAGTCGAACGTCTACAACGCCCTCAATATGAACTGGCCGATCGCCGCCGGTCCGAGCAGCGTTCTTGGCACTTCGCCGTGGACGCCGTTTCCGGCCAACACGACGGTGATGGCGTCCAAGGTGAACTTCTTCCTCTGCCCCAGCGACTCGGCCGAGCCGCCGACCACGCTGCCGGGCGGCGTCACGTCGGGAATGAGCAACTACCACTTCTGCACCGGCGACGGGTCGCCCGCGACCGTGAATCCGGGCGACGCGGGGGTGACGGTGCAAGCCAACGGCGCGTTCGTGCTTGGATCGGCCCAGTCGATGGCCTCGCTCACGGACGGATCGAGCAACACGGCCGCGGCTTCCGAGCAGCTCATCGGCCCGGCCGGCGGAGGGGCCAGCACGCAAACCGGCGCGACGCCGATGCCGCAGGACGTCCGGCGCGCGGCGGCGATCGGCTCGACGCCGCTCTCGGACGCGGGCTGTGCGAGTCCCTCGGGCTGGCGGCTCGACAAGGGCTACGGCTGGTGGGACGGCGACTATCGCACGACGCTTTACAACCACTATCTCACGCCGAACTCCAAATCGTTCGACTGCTGGCAGTCGAGCCCGCCGCACAACCCGGCCTGGAAGGCCGCCCGCGGCAACCACCCGGGCGGCGTGAACCTGCTCTGCTGCGACGGACACGTCCAGTTCGTCAAGGACGCTGTCAACCTGACGGCGTGGCGGGGGCTCAGCACCCGCAGCGGCGGCGAGGTGATCTCCGCTGACGCCTATTGA
- the cyaB gene encoding class IV adenylate cyclase: protein MSFEVEVKYRRVDHDRLVRRLAELGAEAKGSVEQEDSYMNHPSRDFAVTNEAFRIRRVGDDNRITYKGPKHAGPTKTREEIEIPFAAGPEPLGGLVRLFETLGFKRVATIRKQRESFHLRFEDHDLEIALDRAENLGDFAEIEAIAADAADLPRAQRAVLELAKLLTLTDVEPRSYLRMHLESAARS, encoded by the coding sequence ATGAGCTTTGAAGTCGAGGTCAAGTACCGCCGCGTGGATCACGACCGGCTCGTCCGCAGGCTCGCTGAACTCGGGGCCGAGGCGAAGGGGAGCGTCGAGCAAGAAGACTCTTACATGAACCACCCGTCGCGCGACTTCGCCGTCACCAACGAGGCTTTCCGCATCCGCCGCGTCGGCGACGACAACCGGATCACCTACAAGGGGCCGAAGCACGCCGGCCCGACCAAGACCCGCGAGGAGATCGAGATCCCCTTCGCCGCCGGCCCCGAGCCGCTCGGCGGTCTCGTCCGGCTGTTCGAGACCCTGGGCTTCAAACGCGTCGCCACGATCCGCAAACAGCGCGAGAGCTTCCACCTCCGGTTCGAAGACCACGACCTCGAAATCGCCCTCGACCGCGCCGAGAATCTCGGCGACTTCGCCGAGATCGAAGCCATCGCCGCCGACGCCGCCGACCTCCCCCGCGCCCAGCGCGCCGTCCTCGAACTCGCCAAGCTCCTCACCCTGACCGACGTCGAGCCCCGGTCGTACCTCCGGATGCATCTCGAGAGCGCGGCGCGTTCCTGA
- a CDS encoding DUF4198 domain-containing protein, with amino-acid sequence MTKRLILLLAFTTPASALAHDTWVQTNTNIVRAGDVVHVDLMLGNHGNEHRDFKLAGKLSLEGASLDVVGPDGTRYDLKDRLIDTGYTPQEGYWTTRFEPAQPGLYLIGHRSDRVMSYAPERSIKGAKTFFVASTSLDKPSADNPGFDKPLGHDLELVPVVNPVTPMGPGTPIQVRLLYKGRPLAGERVSFIPRGATLKSGLDDRYERLTDEKGEASFEPTEANSYLIAAHKTEPKQGGVLDGKPYQFTKYGATLTVFVPRICPCCGG; translated from the coding sequence ATGACGAAACGCCTGATTCTGCTTCTGGCCTTCACGACGCCCGCATCGGCTCTTGCTCATGATACATGGGTGCAGACCAATACGAACATCGTCCGCGCCGGGGACGTGGTCCACGTCGACCTGATGCTCGGCAACCACGGCAACGAGCATCGCGATTTCAAGTTGGCCGGCAAGCTGTCGCTGGAAGGCGCCAGTCTGGACGTGGTCGGGCCGGACGGGACACGGTACGACTTGAAGGATCGGCTGATCGACACCGGGTACACGCCGCAGGAAGGCTACTGGACGACCCGGTTCGAGCCCGCCCAGCCGGGGCTTTATCTCATCGGCCACCGATCCGACCGGGTGATGAGCTACGCGCCGGAGCGGTCGATCAAGGGCGCGAAAACGTTCTTCGTCGCCTCGACGAGCCTGGACAAGCCGTCGGCTGACAATCCCGGCTTCGACAAGCCGCTCGGGCACGACCTGGAGCTGGTGCCCGTCGTCAACCCCGTCACGCCGATGGGGCCCGGCACTCCGATTCAGGTCCGGCTGCTCTACAAGGGCCGCCCGCTGGCCGGCGAGCGGGTGTCGTTCATCCCCCGTGGCGCGACGCTCAAATCCGGCCTCGACGATCGTTACGAGCGGCTCACCGACGAGAAGGGCGAAGCGTCGTTCGAGCCGACCGAGGCGAACAGCTACCTGATCGCGGCCCACAAAACCGAGCCCAAGCAGGGGGGCGTCCTCGACGGCAAGCCGTACCAGTTCACGAAATACGGCGCGACGCTGACCGTCTTCGTGCCGCGAATCTGCCCCTGCTGCGGCGGCTGA
- a CDS encoding S24 family peptidase: MARKKTPKVRVSLKASLSRRLREIRQELFGDHGGPELARRLSLPARTWYNYETGVTVPAEVLLAFIEQTGANPMYLISGDGPRYSPASDDRMLSDLSPVELIRRGLEKLERASQKAIVVAPENLPARLTSEFEAVKLFPLDALAKPELDASRIEGHVLAYRHWLANPAQTVGVRMIDDSMNPILPSGSIVAIDRSITNPMELRGRIVAACPDGVPMIRWLDVSGRHLILRPNQAGREFPLVPVEMGEASPNFLIGQVVWSWSRFSES, from the coding sequence GTGGCTCGGAAGAAGACTCCGAAAGTACGTGTCAGCCTGAAGGCGTCGCTCTCGCGCCGATTGCGAGAGATCCGTCAGGAACTGTTCGGCGACCATGGCGGCCCTGAGCTCGCCCGTCGACTCAGCCTGCCGGCTCGTACGTGGTACAACTACGAGACGGGGGTCACGGTCCCCGCCGAGGTCTTGCTCGCGTTCATCGAGCAGACCGGAGCCAACCCGATGTATCTGATCTCGGGCGACGGTCCCCGATACAGCCCGGCCTCCGACGACCGCATGCTCTCCGACCTGTCGCCCGTCGAGCTGATCCGGCGCGGGCTGGAGAAGCTTGAGCGGGCGTCGCAGAAGGCGATCGTCGTCGCTCCCGAGAACTTGCCCGCGCGGTTGACCTCGGAATTCGAGGCCGTGAAACTGTTCCCGCTCGACGCCCTGGCCAAGCCGGAACTGGACGCGTCGCGGATCGAGGGCCACGTTCTGGCGTACCGCCACTGGTTGGCGAATCCCGCGCAGACCGTCGGCGTTCGGATGATCGACGATTCGATGAATCCAATCCTGCCGTCGGGCTCGATCGTGGCGATCGACCGCAGCATCACCAATCCGATGGAACTCCGAGGCCGGATCGTCGCCGCGTGTCCCGACGGCGTGCCGATGATCCGGTGGCTGGACGTCAGCGGACGTCATCTGATCCTCCGGCCTAATCAGGCGGGGCGCGAGTTCCCGTTGGTCCCCGTCGAGATGGGGGAGGCCAGCCCCAACTTCCTGATCGGCCAGGTCGTCTGGTCGTGGAGCCGGTTCTCCGAGTCCTGA
- a CDS encoding metal-sulfur cluster assembly factor, which yields MIEQEALLDALRTVKDPELNVNILDLGLVYTIQAEDDHVNMEMTLTSPACPVGPEILRNAVTALEKVEGVAKANVKLVMSPPWSPDRMTDAARDELGVY from the coding sequence ATGATTGAACAAGAGGCCTTGCTCGACGCCCTCCGGACCGTCAAGGACCCCGAGCTGAACGTCAACATCCTCGACCTGGGCTTGGTCTACACCATCCAGGCCGAGGACGACCACGTCAACATGGAGATGACCCTGACCTCGCCCGCCTGCCCGGTCGGCCCCGAGATCCTTCGTAACGCGGTCACGGCCCTGGAGAAGGTCGAAGGCGTCGCCAAAGCCAACGTCAAACTGGTCATGTCCCCCCCGTGGTCGCCCGACCGCATGACCGACGCGGCGCGCGACGAGCTCGGCGTCTACTAA
- a CDS encoding LURP-one-related/scramblase family protein, translated as MRYVMRQKFFSWGDDFTIQNESGEDVYFVKGTVFSLGDQLSFQDMQGNELAFIRQKLMAWGPTYEIFSERELRAVVKKSLFTFFHCTFSVDVPGPDDLEASGGFTDHEYTFVRGGRVAATVSKQWFTWTDTYGVDVAEGEDDLLILAATVVIDLACHDKKD; from the coding sequence ATGCGGTACGTGATGCGGCAGAAGTTCTTCAGTTGGGGCGACGACTTCACCATCCAGAACGAGTCCGGCGAGGACGTGTATTTCGTGAAGGGCACGGTCTTCAGCCTCGGCGACCAGCTTTCGTTTCAGGATATGCAGGGCAATGAGCTGGCCTTCATCCGGCAGAAGTTGATGGCCTGGGGGCCGACGTACGAGATCTTCAGCGAGCGCGAGCTTCGGGCGGTCGTCAAGAAGTCGTTGTTTACGTTCTTCCATTGCACATTCAGCGTGGACGTGCCCGGCCCCGACGACCTGGAAGCGTCCGGCGGCTTCACCGATCACGAGTACACGTTCGTGCGGGGCGGACGGGTTGCAGCGACCGTTTCGAAGCAATGGTTCACCTGGACCGACACCTACGGCGTGGACGTCGCCGAGGGCGAGGACGACCTCCTGATCCTGGCGGCGACGGTCGTCATCGACCTGGCTTGTCACGACAAGAAAGACTGA
- a CDS encoding cytochrome c codes for MKRLACVVSVIAFSAVSVWAGGDDDKKPATIKEVMKKLHKGADAPLNKLKTAFKADSPDWKSIQDLSKGFVTLGADLPKNDAPKGDKADFKKLAEAYYENAKALDAGAKKKDKPAAEAAFKKVSTSCMACHKDHKPD; via the coding sequence ATGAAGCGACTGGCATGCGTGGTGAGCGTGATCGCCTTTTCGGCGGTTTCGGTCTGGGCCGGCGGTGACGACGACAAGAAGCCGGCGACGATCAAAGAGGTCATGAAGAAGCTGCACAAGGGCGCTGACGCGCCCCTGAACAAATTGAAGACGGCCTTCAAGGCGGACTCGCCCGACTGGAAGTCGATTCAGGATCTCAGCAAGGGCTTCGTGACCCTGGGCGCGGACTTGCCGAAGAACGACGCGCCCAAGGGCGACAAGGCGGACTTCAAGAAGTTGGCCGAAGCCTACTACGAAAACGCCAAGGCGCTGGACGCCGGTGCCAAGAAGAAGGACAAACCGGCGGCCGAGGCGGCGTTCAAGAAGGTCTCGACCTCGTGCATGGCCTGCCACAAGGACCACAAGCCCGACTGA
- a CDS encoding sigma 54-interacting transcriptional regulator, translating into MPPPRASAFRPDQLWRSAREPMFWLDSDLRIIWVNHAWEGLTGHKAESILGTVCSSYGPSEAGDAADLAASFTPPSEVLAGRAATSSTLILRASGERLWRGVAFWPFRGPDGALLGLLGQVREADDPSAVVTSQSHRLRVRLLELRQALYKRFGFDTLIGAGPAHHRLLEQVRVASSSRAPTLIVGEPGTGKRHVARVIHQLGAASGSPLSTFDCQALPADVLERELFATAEPAADHPRGAEAAAPSRLAADDGSTLLVGDVLALPRDVQLRLVEALDGRVRLLCFTSGDPEAAVRSERLRSEFYYAASVLTIRLLPLRERRGEILLLAQHFLERANQRGGPQRSGFTPAAESALSAYDWPGNLRELGRVIDHAHASGTDANDHHVPAVPIDADDLPAGVRGDLGAAYLPPRAAPPKPLDEILTDVERRLIENAMAKARRNKSRAAEILGVSRPRLYRRIKELNLPDEPEPDA; encoded by the coding sequence ATGCCCCCCCCACGCGCCTCGGCGTTCCGGCCGGATCAGCTTTGGCGATCGGCGCGCGAGCCGATGTTCTGGCTCGATTCGGACCTTCGCATCATCTGGGTGAACCACGCCTGGGAGGGTCTGACCGGTCACAAAGCCGAGTCCATCCTGGGAACGGTCTGCTCGTCGTACGGGCCCTCCGAGGCGGGCGACGCGGCCGACCTCGCCGCCAGCTTCACCCCACCGTCCGAGGTCCTGGCCGGCCGCGCCGCGACGAGTTCGACCCTGATCCTCCGCGCCAGCGGCGAACGGCTTTGGCGGGGGGTCGCGTTCTGGCCGTTCCGGGGGCCGGACGGCGCGCTGCTGGGACTGCTCGGCCAGGTGCGCGAGGCCGACGACCCATCGGCCGTGGTCACGTCGCAGTCGCATCGGCTCCGCGTCCGGCTGCTCGAACTGCGGCAGGCGCTTTACAAACGCTTCGGATTCGACACCCTGATCGGCGCGGGACCGGCCCACCATCGCCTGCTCGAACAGGTGCGAGTCGCCTCGTCGTCTCGCGCGCCGACCCTGATCGTCGGCGAGCCGGGAACCGGAAAGCGGCACGTCGCCCGCGTGATCCATCAGCTCGGCGCCGCGTCGGGCTCGCCGCTGTCGACCTTCGACTGCCAGGCGCTGCCGGCCGACGTCCTGGAGCGCGAGCTGTTCGCCACGGCGGAGCCGGCCGCCGACCACCCTCGCGGCGCCGAGGCCGCCGCGCCTTCCCGACTGGCGGCGGACGACGGCTCGACCCTCCTCGTCGGCGACGTCCTGGCCTTGCCGCGCGACGTCCAATTGCGGCTTGTCGAGGCGCTCGACGGCCGGGTCCGCCTGCTGTGCTTCACTTCGGGCGATCCGGAGGCCGCCGTCCGTTCTGAACGGCTCCGCTCCGAGTTCTACTACGCCGCCTCGGTCCTGACTATCCGGCTCCTTCCCTTGCGCGAGCGCCGGGGCGAGATTCTGCTGCTCGCGCAACATTTCCTCGAACGCGCCAATCAGCGTGGAGGGCCGCAACGGTCGGGCTTCACTCCCGCCGCGGAGTCGGCGCTCTCGGCCTACGACTGGCCTGGAAACCTTCGCGAATTGGGCCGCGTCATCGACCACGCGCACGCCTCCGGGACCGATGCGAACGACCATCACGTCCCGGCCGTTCCCATCGACGCCGACGACCTGCCCGCCGGCGTCCGAGGCGACCTCGGCGCCGCGTACCTGCCCCCTCGCGCCGCCCCTCCCAAACCCCTCGACGAAATCCTTACGGACGTCGAGCGGCGTCTGATCGAAAACGCGATGGCCAAGGCCCGTCGCAACAAGTCGCGCGCGGCCGAGATCCTCGGCGTCTCACGACCTCGGCTCTACCGTCGGATCAAGGAACTGAACCTCCCCGACGAGCCCGAGCCCGACGCGTGA